From Psychroflexus torquis ATCC 700755, the proteins below share one genomic window:
- a CDS encoding DUF6090 family protein, with amino-acid sequence MIKLFKKIRQNLLLENKTSKYFKYAFGEIVLVVIGILIALSINNWKEDKSEEKQLHTNIISIKEDLQEESLIMTTIINTLDNQEQASLHIIPIMESENKVIIDSLKFIIDFNSFATTPILVDRNNTWELLTSSGKLAEFPDDDLLKLLQDYYNKYDELRTNFNNSANPVRLKLRQLKYELFSDSEHRKFFPTESPTVPSKTLYSSIFEDPTVLPLCRFIGSSATYFENEFDGLNKALLVITYIDKYYSKK; translated from the coding sequence ATGATCAAACTCTTTAAAAAAATCCGTCAAAACCTACTTCTGGAAAATAAAACAAGTAAATACTTCAAATACGCTTTTGGAGAAATTGTACTTGTGGTTATTGGGATTTTAATAGCATTATCAATCAACAATTGGAAAGAAGATAAAAGCGAAGAAAAACAATTGCACACCAATATCATATCTATAAAGGAGGATCTACAAGAAGAATCCCTAATTATGACGACTATAATTAATACGCTTGATAATCAAGAACAAGCCTCTTTGCACATAATTCCCATTATGGAATCTGAAAATAAGGTTATTATAGATTCCTTGAAATTCATTATTGATTTCAATTCGTTTGCGACCACACCTATTTTAGTGGATAGAAATAATACTTGGGAGTTATTAACCTCTAGTGGAAAATTGGCAGAGTTCCCTGATGATGACTTACTAAAATTATTGCAGGATTATTATAATAAATACGACGAGTTAAGGACAAATTTCAACAACTCGGCAAATCCGGTTAGGTTAAAATTGAGACAGTTGAAATATGAATTATTTAGTGATTCAGAACATCGAAAGTTTTTTCCAACCGAAAGTCCAACGGTACCTAGTAAAACGCTCTATAGTTCCATTTTTGAAGACCCAACTGTGTTACCGCTTTGCCGATTTATTGGTAGCTCTGCAACTTATTTTGAAAATGAATTTGATGGATTGAACAAAGCACTTCTCGTTATTACTTATATAGATAAATATTACAGCAAAAAGTGA
- a CDS encoding acyloxyacyl hydrolase, protein MKKLMLFLIVFNVISFVTKAQDDGIFTESRPTVLGVSFDYGNLLKHTESLRQIDDAYPFAIKLDWSKHLITQESWDFCNCFPRVGVSLAYWDWDNPEVLGIGIIPLAYVEPYFLTQKRINLFVRMGLGGAFLTKQYDEISNPLNESYSTLFNFMIVLGVGVNYRLTDKLNLRLAAKYNHISNGGVRTPNKGLNFPSLNIGLNTSLEPIEFPSLTKNGKREPPEDKTRWSVVHFSGWSNANVGDKDKFYVLGFQGNYAKWVGGRSALTAGTEWTFDYSRKERFNLEGSNAAFGQGAFLGGHEFWLGSVTFSQQIGVYYFKQNRSTDSVYQRYGLSYLFTKHVFAGFNLKAHLHVADFFDFRIGYVF, encoded by the coding sequence ATGAAAAAATTAATGCTGTTTTTAATTGTGTTTAATGTTATAAGCTTTGTGACTAAAGCTCAAGATGATGGCATTTTCACCGAAAGTAGACCAACGGTTTTGGGGGTGAGTTTTGATTATGGTAATTTATTAAAACATACAGAATCGCTTAGACAAATTGACGACGCCTATCCCTTTGCCATAAAATTGGATTGGAGTAAACACTTAATTACGCAAGAATCTTGGGACTTTTGCAATTGCTTTCCCAGAGTAGGAGTCAGCCTTGCATATTGGGATTGGGATAACCCTGAAGTGCTGGGTATAGGTATTATTCCTTTAGCCTATGTAGAGCCTTACTTCTTAACTCAAAAGCGAATCAATTTATTTGTAAGAATGGGCCTAGGGGGTGCTTTTTTAACCAAGCAGTATGATGAAATAAGTAATCCTCTAAACGAGTCCTACAGTACCTTGTTTAATTTTATGATTGTATTAGGGGTAGGTGTAAATTACAGGTTAACAGACAAGCTCAATCTAAGATTAGCAGCCAAATACAATCACATTTCTAACGGAGGGGTAAGAACCCCCAATAAAGGATTGAATTTTCCAAGTTTAAATATAGGACTCAACACCAGTCTAGAGCCCATTGAGTTTCCCTCCCTTACCAAAAATGGAAAGCGAGAGCCTCCAGAGGATAAAACACGGTGGTCTGTGGTGCATTTTTCAGGCTGGAGCAATGCCAATGTGGGAGATAAAGATAAGTTCTATGTTTTAGGTTTTCAAGGAAACTATGCAAAATGGGTAGGGGGCAGAAGTGCATTAACAGCAGGAACCGAGTGGACTTTTGACTACTCCAGAAAAGAACGCTTTAACTTAGAAGGAAGCAATGCTGCCTTCGGTCAAGGGGCGTTTTTAGGAGGCCATGAGTTTTGGTTAGGCAGCGTTACTTTTAGCCAACAAATAGGAGTTTATTATTTTAAACAGAATCGCTCTACAGATTCGGTATACCAACGCTATGGACTCAGCTATCTTTTTACAAAACACGTTTTTGCAGGATTTAATTTAAAAGCGCACCTGCACGTTGCAGACTTTTTTGACTTTAGGATAGGGTATGTTTTTTAG
- a CDS encoding tetratricopeptide repeat protein, with product MKIKTSFILLILVHLFGGVQVSFGQDLDSLFAVGEYSKVLENYENSPPTHFESKILRARSLHAKRFYKEALDAYSEALFTEEDKPRYQFVYAKLLKDNDQFKFADSLFTQLHEHYPSNPEFSYQLGLTKAERGSKSVDIFYLKALQQDPSHQAAAYALAKYYFKIRSFKKAEETCQTALTYNPSNQKIIGLQGQIYYQQRKLNLALEAFENLERLTTPPKFIVEKMAIAYANTSQHQKSIVYYKQLLRTDPKNFRYHHQLAKVYSMLKDFESAESHAQLSIGLKDTSLDQERFTLALAKIKQDKLKEGIQLLELVIEESPKFERAYVEMALAADRLYTDTNKKLAYYKRYETQFDNDETSAFKNIIYRRLTDLKREEHFKAND from the coding sequence ATGAAGATTAAAACAAGCTTCATCCTGCTTATTCTTGTACACCTTTTTGGAGGTGTACAAGTTTCTTTTGGTCAGGATCTAGATAGTTTGTTTGCTGTGGGGGAGTATTCTAAAGTCCTTGAGAATTATGAAAACTCACCCCCTACTCATTTTGAGTCTAAAATCCTAAGAGCTAGAAGTCTTCACGCCAAAAGGTTTTATAAAGAAGCTTTAGACGCCTATAGTGAGGCCTTATTCACAGAAGAGGATAAACCTCGATATCAATTTGTATATGCCAAGCTCTTAAAAGATAATGATCAATTTAAGTTTGCAGATAGTTTATTTACTCAACTCCACGAGCACTATCCTAGCAATCCAGAATTCTCTTACCAACTAGGACTTACCAAAGCAGAGCGAGGCTCTAAGTCTGTAGATATATTTTATTTGAAGGCTTTACAACAAGACCCTAGTCATCAGGCTGCCGCCTATGCTTTGGCAAAATATTATTTTAAGATCCGCAGTTTTAAAAAAGCAGAGGAAACTTGCCAAACAGCTCTTACTTACAACCCTTCCAATCAAAAAATAATCGGTTTACAAGGGCAAATCTACTACCAACAGCGAAAATTAAATTTAGCCTTAGAAGCTTTTGAGAATCTAGAACGACTCACCACACCTCCAAAATTTATAGTCGAGAAAATGGCGATTGCTTATGCCAATACGTCTCAACATCAAAAGTCGATTGTATACTACAAGCAGTTACTTAGGACGGACCCAAAGAATTTTAGATACCACCATCAATTAGCAAAAGTATATTCCATGCTTAAGGATTTTGAATCTGCAGAAAGCCATGCCCAGCTCTCCATTGGGTTAAAGGACACCAGCTTAGACCAGGAGCGTTTTACTTTGGCTCTGGCTAAGATCAAGCAAGACAAATTAAAAGAAGGTATACAGTTGCTAGAGCTCGTCATAGAAGAATCCCCTAAGTTTGAAAGAGCTTATGTAGAAATGGCGTTGGCCGCAGATCGACTCTATACAGATACCAATAAAAAATTAGCCTACTATAAACGCTACGAGACCCAGTTTGATAATGATGAAACCTCAGCCTTCAAAAACATCATTTATCGAAGGTTAACCGACCTAAAACGGGAGGAGCATTTTAAGGCGAATGACTAA
- a CDS encoding DUF6090 family protein, translated as MDKQPTGQAGKTGNYFKYAIGEIVLVVVGILIALSINNWNEARKATIFEDEILNLIDQNLEIDSISISKELYKTKQAVELTDRLLQKVSQKEYGDSLNNWMGKIISFERFKSQSSAFEVLKARGIEAISNKELQIKLISYYDESLYKLYESLDDVNVSFKADWVPVIKTDFSDFKWKEYCIPTDPKAFFEKPSSIILFKIYKDNRSGQVGNMESALAKLSEIRTLIKEDFK; from the coding sequence ATGGATAAGCAGCCTACTGGACAGGCTGGCAAGACAGGTAACTATTTTAAATACGCTATTGGAGAAATTGTACTGGTGGTGGTTGGGATTTTAATAGCATTATCAATCAACAATTGGAATGAAGCTAGAAAAGCTACTATTTTTGAAGATGAAATATTAAATTTAATAGACCAAAATTTAGAAATTGACTCTATTTCAATATCCAAAGAATTATACAAAACCAAGCAGGCTGTTGAACTCACAGATCGTTTATTACAAAAAGTGTCGCAAAAAGAGTATGGTGACAGTTTAAATAATTGGATGGGGAAAATTATTTCCTTTGAACGATTTAAATCTCAATCTAGCGCGTTTGAAGTCTTAAAAGCTAGGGGAATAGAAGCTATATCAAATAAAGAGCTGCAAATAAAATTAATATCCTATTACGACGAAAGTTTGTACAAATTATACGAAAGCCTCGATGATGTTAATGTTTCATTTAAAGCTGATTGGGTGCCTGTTATCAAAACAGATTTTTCTGATTTCAAATGGAAGGAATATTGTATACCAACAGACCCAAAGGCTTTCTTTGAAAAACCATCCTCGATCATTCTTTTTAAAATATACAAAGACAATAGATCAGGTCAAGTGGGCAATATGGAAAGTGCACTGGCCAAGTTATCTGAAATAAGAACCTTAATAAAAGAAGATTTTAAATGA
- a CDS encoding potassium channel family protein — MIQPINAMRSSLNRPKSKYRDLINLIVLTIAILGPFLTVNAQSKKPLIDLFYEALSLTETDSLVRESGDFYELSLENYALEEISPAAIIKKFPEAKKYLVNDSIMIIKPYFEIQGFIEDFSKADPKITIKNFQFESDALINLNLYGKLKEEVFNASDLKFEYCHFKKELLIWFSNFSMTFAHNTIDRLQVINETVVSPRIAIHKNTIHVLGMWTATPREVIIANNNLGLVEIDRTSARKLLFLNNTITVPKTVKKEWYSTVRAGEISKLVYSGVLNRDSANEYRRLQGNVLFQISSDERYISTLEISGNRFLDPSHKTAVIFNQLSQNMVVTNNVFETPVIMRPVVSNRFVMEQNLFETITMEASMPNTPQNYVVVDWNDLKGKLNWQESEGTTPYYGVSKEELADKTRFFNLIAGYSRLLEVYKSYGNLDDANDVFLDMKELHLKRYEYLYQTEGGTTNFFQLNLNRLLKVYTRHGTDPAQAMTASLWIIIFFSVIYFFFPSDWDVYSKSKLMADFKSFTEKNEKGYFKPFFKLLTGVVSSFFNAITLSVNSFVTLGFGTIPTTGLAKYICIFQGFLGWFLLSIFIVALINQILI, encoded by the coding sequence ATGATACAACCCATAAATGCTATGAGATCATCCTTAAATCGACCAAAAAGTAAATACAGGGATTTGATAAACCTTATAGTCTTAACCATAGCAATCCTTGGGCCTTTTTTAACCGTTAATGCACAAAGCAAAAAACCTCTCATAGATTTGTTTTATGAGGCATTGAGTTTAACAGAAACAGATTCTTTAGTTAGAGAATCTGGGGATTTTTATGAATTAAGTTTGGAAAATTATGCCCTTGAAGAAATCAGCCCGGCTGCAATTATTAAAAAATTCCCCGAAGCCAAAAAATATCTAGTCAATGATTCGATAATGATTATCAAACCTTATTTTGAAATACAAGGTTTTATAGAAGATTTTTCTAAAGCAGACCCGAAGATTACCATAAAAAACTTCCAGTTTGAAAGTGATGCTTTAATTAATTTGAACCTATACGGAAAGCTTAAAGAAGAAGTATTTAATGCTTCTGATTTAAAATTTGAATACTGCCATTTCAAAAAGGAATTGCTCATCTGGTTTAGTAATTTTTCAATGACTTTTGCTCATAATACCATTGATAGGCTACAGGTCATAAATGAAACTGTTGTATCACCAAGAATAGCCATTCATAAAAATACCATTCATGTTCTTGGTATGTGGACAGCTACGCCTAGAGAGGTTATTATTGCAAATAATAATTTAGGTCTTGTTGAAATTGATAGAACCTCTGCCCGGAAATTGTTGTTTTTAAACAATACGATTACCGTTCCAAAAACTGTCAAGAAAGAATGGTACTCCACCGTGCGTGCTGGTGAGATTAGTAAATTAGTCTATTCAGGTGTGTTAAATCGAGATTCAGCTAACGAATATAGACGTTTACAAGGAAATGTGCTTTTCCAAATATCAAGTGATGAACGGTATATAAGTACTTTAGAAATTTCTGGAAATCGGTTTTTAGACCCGTCACATAAAACAGCTGTTATTTTTAATCAGTTATCTCAAAATATGGTGGTTACTAATAATGTTTTTGAGACTCCTGTGATTATGCGCCCAGTGGTGTCTAATCGTTTTGTAATGGAACAAAACCTATTTGAGACCATTACTATGGAAGCCTCTATGCCCAATACCCCACAAAACTATGTGGTTGTAGACTGGAACGACCTTAAAGGAAAATTAAACTGGCAAGAAAGCGAGGGAACGACCCCTTACTATGGCGTCAGTAAGGAAGAATTAGCAGATAAAACTCGCTTTTTTAACCTTATTGCAGGCTATAGCAGACTATTGGAAGTCTATAAAAGCTATGGAAATTTAGACGATGCCAATGATGTCTTTTTAGATATGAAGGAATTGCATCTTAAACGCTACGAATACCTCTACCAAACAGAAGGAGGAACTACAAACTTTTTTCAGTTAAACCTTAACCGTTTGCTTAAAGTATACACACGTCATGGTACCGATCCTGCTCAAGCAATGACGGCTTCCTTATGGATTATTATTTTCTTTAGTGTTATTTATTTCTTTTTCCCATCAGACTGGGACGTGTATTCAAAGTCTAAACTCATGGCCGATTTTAAGTCTTTTACAGAAAAGAATGAAAAAGGATACTTTAAGCCCTTTTTCAAGCTATTGACAGGTGTAGTATCTAGCTTCTTTAATGCCATTACCCTAAGCGTAAACAGTTTTGTGACTTTAGGTTTTGGCACAATACCGACCACAGGTCTGGCCAAGTATATTTGTATTTTCCAAGGCTTTCTAGGCTGGTTTTTACTAAGTATATTCATAGTCGCACTCATTAACCAGATACTTATTTAG